From Panicum hallii strain FIL2 chromosome 2, PHallii_v3.1, whole genome shotgun sequence, a single genomic window includes:
- the LOC112880892 gene encoding benzyl alcohol O-benzoyltransferase-like codes for MAGAPSLITFPVRRGERQLVGPARPTPYVFKMLSDIDDQDVLRFYRSGIFFYRSNASKAALDPVKVIKSAIAEALVHFYPLAGRLRELQPTRKLVVECTGEGVVFVEADADVRMDDLGDSLAPPVPCYDKLLCEPESPTAFVVDRPLIYVQVTRLRCGGFIFGFQICHCMADGMGIVQFLTALTECARGVPGAPIVRPVWERELLTASWPPEITHDHQEYAPLPNPGKDMVTPSDVFAHHAFFFGPSEIDAIRSQAPPTLRSTASRFDLVGAFMWRCRTAALGFDPDDAVRLHIFVNARVRNRSRRTVPTGYYGNAFAFAAASAPAGELCRRPLGYALQLLVEAKARASQEGYVQSVASFNAAHRRPPFPKARTYLISDVTQAGLLAVDFGWGRPLYGGPATTMLATFHQEGRNEAGEAGILVPIRLPTLAMERLKQQLRKELLAYVAIKTADKIDSNLVTGPNLAKL; via the exons ATGGCTGGTGCACCATCTCTTATCACCTTCCCTGTTCGGCGAGGCGAACGCCAGCTCGTGGGCCCCGCGAGGCCAACGCCCTACGTCTTCAAGATGCTCTCTGACATCGACGATCAAGACGTCCTCCGTTTCTACCGATCCGGCATCTTCTTCTACCGCAGCAACGCCTCCAAGGCGGCCCTTGACCCCGTGAAGGTCATCAAGTCGGCAATCGCGGAGGCGCTCGTGCACTTTTACCCTCTCGCTGGCCGATTACGCGAGCTGCAGCCCACGAGGAAGCTCGTGGTGGAATGCACCGGCGAGGGGGTCGTGTTCGTAGAGGCGGATGCAGACGTCCGGATGGATGACCTTGGAGACTCCCTGGCTCCGCCCGTGCCGTGCTATGATAAATTGTTGTGCGAACCTGAGAGTCCAACAGCATTTGTTGTCGACCGTCCTCTGATCTATGTTCAG GTGACCCGACTGAGGTGTGGTGGCTTCATCTTTGGGTTCCAGATATGCCACTGCATGGCCGACGGCATGGGGATTGTTCAGTTCCTGACTGCACTAACCGAGTGTGCACGCGGCGTGCCTGGAGCGCCGATCGTGCGACCAGTGTGGGAGCGCGAGCTCCTCACGGCGAGCTGGCCGCCGGAGATCACACACGATCACCAGGAGTATGCTCCCCTCCCCAATCCTGGAAAAGACATGGTTACCCCCAGTGACGTGTTCGCGCACCACGCCTTCTTCTTCGGGCCCAGCGAGATCGATGCGATACGGTCGCAGGCCCCGCCCACCCTGCGCTCCACCGCCTCGCGGTTTGATCTCGTCGGCGCGTTTATGTGGCGCTGCCGCACCGCGGCGCTGGGGTTCGACCCTGACGACGCTGTCCGCTTGCACATATTCGTGAATGCGCGCGTCAGAAACCGGAGCCGCCGAACGGTACCGACGGGCTATTACGGCAACGCGTTTGCATTCGCGGCAGCGTCCGCTCCAGCCGGGGAGCTATGCCGGAGGCCCCTGGGCTATGCGCTGCAGCTGCTCGTGGAAGCCAAGGCCCGGGCGTCGCAGGAGGGGTATGTGCAGTCGGTGGCCAGCTTTAATGCGGCGCACAGGAGGCCGCCGTTCCCCAAGGCGCGGACTTACCTCATCTCGGACGTTACTCAAGCGGGGTTGCTGGCGGTGGACTTCGGCTGGGGCAGGCCGCTGTACGGAGGGCCGGCGACCACAATGCTGGCCACGTTCCACCAGGAGGGGAGGAATGAAGCTGGTGAGGCCGGCATTCTGGTGCCGATAAGGCTGCCAACTCTAGCTATGGAGAGGCTAAAGCAACAGTTGAGGAAGGAACTTTTAGCTTATGTTGCCATAAAAACTGCGGACAAGATAGACTCAAACTTGGTCACTGGTCCCAATCTGGCAAAACTGTAG
- the LOC112880893 gene encoding uncharacterized protein LOC112880893 — protein sequence MTKRLFHRITTTIASNYYYFRQNLDARGLLGCTPRQKVTAALRMLANGNSADKLDEKLRMGKTTIAEATQKFAWAIIRLFGDEYLRRPNAQDVARLLEIGERRGFPGMLGSLDCMHWQWDKCPTGWHGFYSGHCHHPTVILEAVASSDLWIWHANFGLPGSCNDINMLHRSHLFDDLAQGNAPLVNFTVNGNSYDMGYYLADGIYPEWATLVKGGALSYN from the coding sequence ATGACAAAACGGTTGTTCCACCGGATCACAACAACAATTGCTTCAAACTACTACTACTTCAGGCAAAACCTGGACGCAAGGGGTCTCTTAGGCTGCACCCCTAGGCAAAAGGTTACAGCTGCATTGAGGATGCTGGCCAACGGCAATTCAGCAGACAAGCTTGATGAGAAACTTAGGATGGGAAAGACTACAATTGCAGAAGCGACACAGAAATTTGCTTGGGCAATAATCCGCTTATTTGGTGATGAGTATCTCCGCCGCCCTAATGCTCAAGATGTTGCAAGGCTGCTGGAAATAGGTGAGAGGAGGGGCTTCCCTGGCATGCTTGGAAGTTTGGATTGCATGCACTGGCAATGGGACAAATGCCCTACTGGATGGCACGGCTTCTATAGTGGTCATTGTCACCACCCCACTGTCATTCTAGAGGCCGTGGCTTCATCGGACCTGTGGATATGGCATGCCAATTTTGGGCTCCCTGGATCGTGCAATGACATCAACATGTTGCACCGCTCTCACTTGTTTGATGACCTGGCTCAAGGTAATGCCCCTCTTGTTAACTTCACCGTCAATGGAAATTCATATGACATGGGTTACTACCTTGCTGATGGTATATACCCTGAGTGGGCTACTCTTGTGAAGGGGGGTGCATTGTCCTATAACTGA
- the LOC112880894 gene encoding glucomannan 4-beta-mannosyltransferase 1-like — MRSLALGAAAAAGSSPPAAAASVMRAAWQAVRWHVVVPGLQLAVYVCATMSLMLFLERLYMAAVVAGLWLQRRRKRAGRRRLARDDARKRMRLDDDDDDLESGEDRRCPMVLVQIPMFNERQVYRLSIGAACGLSWPSDRLVIQVLDDSTDPAIRELVEVECARWARKGVRIRYENRSNRNGFKAGAMREGLRKPYARGCEFVAIFDADFQPDADFLRRAVPPLLRDPGVALVQARWRFVNAGDCILTRIQEMSLNYHFAVEQEVGSACHAFFGFNGTAGVWRAAALADAGGWKERTTVEDMDLAVRASLRGWRFVYAGDLAVRNELPSTFRAYRYQQHRWSCGPANLLRKVLPEILRSDRVSPWKKLHLLYAFFFVRKVVAHLVTFLFYCLVIPACVLVQGDVHLPKYVAVYVPAVITLLNAVCTPRSGHLLVFWILFENVMSLHRSKAVAIGLLEASRANEWVVTDKLGGGKAAAATTAAVARKEKKQLLRRREVHVLELVMGACLLYCAVYDMVFFGQDHFYLYLILQSAAAFIVGFGYVGASVPAAPS, encoded by the exons ATGAGAAGCCTCGCGTTGGGTGCCGCGGCGGCAGCCGggtcgtcgccgccggcggcggcggcgtccgtcATGCGCGCGGCCTGGCAGGCGGTGCGGTGGCACGTGGTGGTGCCGGGGCTGCAGCTGGCTGTGTACGTCTGCGCCACCATGTCGCTCATGCTCTTCCTCGAGCGCCTCTACATGGCGGCCGTGGTCGCCGGGCTCTGGCTGCAACGGCGCCGCAAAcgggccggccgccggcggctcGCCCGCGACGATGCCCGGAAGCGCATGCGGctagacgacgacgacgacgacctggAGTCCGGCGAAGACCGCCGCTGCCCCATGGTCCTGGTCCAGATCCCCATGTTCAACGAGAGGCAG GTGTATCGGCTGTCGATCGGAGCGGCGTGCGGGCTGTCGTGGCCGTCGGACCGGCTGGTGATCCAGGTGCTGGACGACTCGACGGACCCGGCGAtccgggagctggtggaggtGGAGTGCGCGCGGTGGGCGCGCAAGGGCGTGCGCATCCGCTACGAGAACCGCAGCAACCGCAACGGGTTCAAGGCCGGCGCCATGCGCGAGGGCCTCCGCAAGCCCTACGCCCGGGGCTGCGAGTTCGTCGCCATCTTCGACGCCGACTTCCAGCCGGACGCCGActtcctccgccgcgccgtgccgccgctgctgcgcgACCCCGGCGTGGCACTCGTACAGGCCCGCTGGCGCTTCGTCAACGCCGGCGACTGCATCCTCACGCGCATCCAGGAGATGTCCCTGAACTACCATTTCGCCGTCGAGCAGGAGGTGGGCTCCGCCTGCCACGccttcttcggcttcaacggCACGGCCGGCGTGTGGCGCGCCGCCGCGCTGGCCGACGCGGGGGGCTGGAAGGAGCGCACCACCGTCGAGGACATGGACCTGGCCGTGCGCGCCAGCCTCCGCGGCTGGCGATTCGTCtacgccggcgacctcgccgtgcGCAACGAGCTGCCCAGCACCTTCCGGGCCTACCGCTACCAGCAGCACCGCTGGTCCTGCGGGCCCGCCAACCTCCTCCGCAAGGTGCTCCCGGAGATCCTGCGCAGCGACCGCGTCTCGCCGTGGAAGAAGCTGCACCTCCTCTACGCCTTCTTCTTCGTGCGCAAGGTGGTGGCGCACCTCGTCACCTTCCTCTTCTACTGCCTCGTCATCCCGGCCTGCGTGCTGGTGCAGGGCGACGTGCACCTGCCCAAGTACGTGGCCGTGTACGTGCCGGCCGTCATCACGCTACTCAATGCCGTCTGCACGCCCAGGTCCGGGCACCTGCTCGTCTTCTGGATCCTCTTCGAGAACGTCATGTCCTTGCACCGCTCCAAGGCCGTTGCCATCGGCCTGCTGGAGGCCAGCCGCGCCAACGAGTGGGTGGTCACCGACAAgctcggcggcggcaaggcTGCGGCagccacgacggcggcggtcgcgagGAAAGAGAAGAAGCAGCTGCTGCGGAGACGGGAGGTGCACGTGCTGGAGCTCGTGATGGGGGCGTGCCTGCTCTACTGCGCCGTCTAcgacatggtcttctttggcCAGGACCACTTCTACTTGTACCTGATCCTGCAGTCGGCGGCGGCCTTCATCGTCGGCTTCGGCTACGTCGGCGCCTCGGTGCCAGCAGCACCCTCCTGA